One segment of Curtobacterium poinsettiae DNA contains the following:
- a CDS encoding DUF805 domain-containing protein, translating to MSDQYPQDPNNQPNAQFGGAPQYGGVPQYGQQPPTGPDGEPPLWAPWYGISFGKAVGRFFKKYATFSGRASRSEFWWWYLANGIVFVVLSILYGIGIGTSERSTVSTSTATSTSVQSTVTDPSALFVISGILFLLWGLAIIVPTLALGWRRLHDANLPGALWIIALFVGIVGIVFGLLPSNPQGARYDRPDSSR from the coding sequence GTGAGCGACCAGTACCCGCAGGATCCGAACAACCAGCCGAACGCCCAGTTCGGCGGCGCACCGCAGTACGGTGGCGTGCCGCAGTACGGCCAGCAGCCGCCGACCGGGCCCGACGGCGAACCGCCGCTCTGGGCGCCGTGGTACGGGATCTCGTTCGGCAAGGCCGTCGGTCGCTTCTTCAAGAAGTACGCGACGTTCAGCGGTCGTGCCAGCCGGAGCGAGTTCTGGTGGTGGTACCTGGCGAACGGGATCGTGTTCGTCGTCCTCAGCATCCTGTACGGCATCGGTATCGGCACCTCAGAGCGCTCGACCGTGTCCACGTCGACCGCGACGTCCACCAGCGTCCAGTCGACCGTCACCGACCCGTCGGCACTCTTCGTCATCTCGGGCATCCTGTTCCTGCTCTGGGGCCTCGCGATCATCGTCCCGACGCTCGCCCTCGGATGGCGCCGCCTGCACGACGCGAACCTCCCCGGTGCGCTGTGGATCATCGCGCTCTTCGTCGGCATCGTCGGCATCGTCTTCGGCCTGCTGCCCTCGAACCCGCAGGGTGCGCGGTACGACCGCCCCGACTCGAGCCGATGA
- a CDS encoding DUF805 domain-containing protein: protein MSDQYPPRDPYGQQPGPYGQQPWGQQPPAQYGQYGQNGQYGQSARPGPGQPSGGRSEPPLWAPWYGIPFPQAFLRFWKKYVRFDGRASQSEYWFWALWYLIGSAVAGIIGSGFDVLPFVDDGSDGLGSLWSLACALGFIALTVRRLHDVNLSGLLALLFIVPPIGILFSLIIGLMSSNPQGQQYDRPLQG, encoded by the coding sequence ATGAGCGACCAGTACCCGCCCCGCGACCCGTACGGGCAGCAGCCGGGCCCGTACGGACAGCAGCCGTGGGGCCAGCAGCCTCCGGCGCAGTACGGGCAGTACGGGCAGAACGGGCAGTACGGGCAGTCGGCGCGGCCCGGTCCGGGGCAGCCGAGTGGTGGGAGGTCCGAGCCGCCGCTCTGGGCGCCCTGGTACGGCATCCCCTTCCCCCAAGCGTTCCTGCGGTTCTGGAAGAAGTACGTGCGGTTCGACGGTCGGGCCAGCCAGTCGGAGTACTGGTTCTGGGCGCTCTGGTACCTCATCGGCTCGGCGGTGGCCGGCATCATCGGCAGCGGGTTCGACGTGCTGCCGTTCGTCGACGACGGTTCGGACGGCCTCGGCAGCTTGTGGAGTCTCGCCTGTGCCCTCGGGTTCATCGCGTTGACGGTTCGGCGGCTGCACGACGTGAACCTCAGTGGCCTGCTCGCCCTGCTGTTCATCGTCCCGCCGATCGGCATCCTGTTCTCGCTGATCATCGGGCTGATGTCCTCGAACCCTCAGGGGCAGCAGTACGACCGCCCGCTGCAGGGCTGA